DNA sequence from the Micromonas commoda chromosome 7, complete sequence genome:
CATCCTGAGCTGCGATCGGGtctccgcctcgctcgcggggcACCCTTCGTACGCCACCGCGACCATGCCGCACGCGGATATGCGCGCGGTGAACCAgtcgccggacgcgagccTCTGCACGGCGGGCACGAAGTGCGCCGTTATACCCtcggacgtcatcgccgcgccaaCCTTGCACGCAGACTCCACAGCCTTCTCCCTCACCACGGTCTCCTCGACGGTGGAGAGGTTCTCcaggggcgcgaggaggcagTGGACGTGCTCGGGGCCGCCAACCTTGGAGATGAGGTTGcccatctcctccgcgatcgCCAGCAGgcactcgtcctcgtcgtcgttgctGTCGGTGAGGAACGGCACGAGCTCGGACCTCGTTCGCTCCGCTCCCAGCGCCGATGCGATCGTGGTCAGGCGCCTGATGCTGTTCAGACGGAGCTGGACGTTCTCGTTCTGGGGGTCGGGTGCGAATGGGTGATGTCAGTTGGAGGTCGGGAAGCGGGGAagcgcggccgaggcgtcgtcgcatcgcgcgtcggtcgcggaTCTCGGGCGGCAGATGGACGGGTTTTTCTCCCAAACGAGTGGGCGAAAACCCCGTCGGTGACTTTTTGCCGTCGCGTGGTCCCCGGTCGAACGACGAGTGCGGGGCGGGATGCGAGCGAGGATGTCGAACGcaccttgagctcgtcgatgagcATCGCGACGGAGAAGAGGTCCTCGCTGTTATCGGACGCCATGGTGCCTCAGAGACGTACACGCGGCGCTTCGTTCTCTGATGGAGGCCGGGAGGTGACCGTTCTCGACCTTTTGAAGTGGCCAACCAAAGTTGTGGGTCGATCCCAAGTCGACCGACCATTCTCCCTCGTTGGGGAGAAAGGTGGGCACCGCCGGCGTGGTGAGAAGGCTACGTTGATGACTACATATCTATCTAGGTGCGATTCTAACCGCGACGCTACTAATACCCCTGGTTGGACTTGTAGGCCTGGACCTCGTCCTTGAACTTCTGGGTCAGCGTGCTGATCTGCGAGGAGACGTgcgggggggcgcgggcgtgagcGGGTGCGATGTTAATCATCGTCGAATGGGTCGTTCTCTTTGTCGACAAACGGCTCACCTCTTCGGACAGGCAGTTCACGGATTCGGTCATCGCCTGCATGGGAGACGAGTTTTTGTTGGTGTGCACCTGCGGGAGTGGACGGTGGGTGTGTCTTGGTCGGCATCGACGCTCCAGTCTGGTCAATCGGCGGAGACAAACAAACCCTAATCTCCCTCAAAGTTTCGGGGCGCCTCACCTTGATGACGATGCGGTTGTCGGAAGGGTGGGGGACCTGGTAGCCCGCGAAGACGACGTTGGGATCTCGGTGGAGTTGCCTGGATCGGTATTCGAGAGAGACGGGGCGAGGTCAGCGCCGGGGTTCACGCGGGACGCGGGTGTGTCGCGCGGGGCACAGAGCGCGGGATCGGTACGCACATTCGCACGATGTTCCCCAGGGTGTGGTCCTCCTTCTGCACGACGTAGGTGCCCGCGTTGGCCACCTTGGTATCGCGGGTGAAAGTCAGCTTCCTGACCCCGTCGGGAAGGACGAACTTCTCCGCGCGGGAAGGTTGGTTCATGGCGACGGTCCTTAGAtcgtgcgcgggcgcgaatGGTGAAAATCCTGCCCTGTTTGGTCTCCCCTTGCAGACTGGCAGACTTGGCGCGAGATTTGCCAGGCCACAACTG
Encoded proteins:
- a CDS encoding predicted protein, giving the protein MNQPSRAEKFVLPDGVRKLTFTRDTKVANAGTYVVQKEDHTLGNIVRMQLHRDPNVVFAGYQVPHPSDNRIVIKVHTNKNSSPMQAMTESVNCLSEEVSRL